A single region of the Pontibacter kalidii genome encodes:
- the nusB gene encoding transcription antitermination factor NusB, which translates to MLNRRTLRIKAMQAIYAYQQAVGSDYLLALDQINEDFAPDLNSMEVQDRKLLEGRKQMATLMFKEWHEKQEFDAEGADKDVVDAVNRAIVFYKNATKKDLKYYGNQMLSAVERIYDHYLGTLQILQVVVSLIEEEEEKKANRYTASEGPDTTAFLRNIVVQRLLQSKSYQDSIIRRNISWGSDISEIRAVYKNILKKDEVFLSYVSQPDHTLEEDAEVVKHIFKNIIFKEKNLQSLFEEQDLNWVENKSIVRSLVNKTVKIFAEEAGEEQQLLDLSANWEDDRAFFEDLYFQTVEQDEKYEAMIAASVKNWDVERVALLDKIILKMALSEMYIFRSIPVKVTINEYIEISKLYSTPKSKQFINGVLDKMAQELTAKGDIRKSGRGLIDNK; encoded by the coding sequence ATGCTCAACCGCAGAACACTACGAATTAAGGCAATGCAGGCGATCTACGCCTATCAGCAAGCCGTAGGTTCAGATTATCTGCTGGCCTTAGACCAGATAAACGAGGACTTCGCCCCCGACCTGAACTCCATGGAGGTGCAGGACCGAAAGCTGCTCGAAGGCAGAAAGCAAATGGCCACGCTGATGTTCAAAGAATGGCACGAGAAGCAGGAGTTTGATGCCGAAGGCGCTGACAAAGATGTGGTTGATGCAGTGAACAGAGCGATCGTGTTCTACAAAAATGCCACCAAGAAAGACCTCAAGTACTACGGCAACCAGATGCTCAGTGCCGTGGAGCGCATTTATGACCATTACCTGGGCACCCTGCAGATACTGCAGGTGGTGGTGAGCCTGATAGAGGAGGAGGAAGAGAAAAAAGCCAACCGCTATACCGCTTCCGAAGGGCCCGATACCACGGCCTTCCTGCGCAATATAGTTGTGCAGCGCCTGCTGCAGAGCAAGTCGTACCAGGATAGCATCATCCGCCGCAACATCAGCTGGGGCTCCGATATCAGCGAAATCCGCGCCGTTTACAAGAACATCCTGAAGAAGGACGAAGTGTTCCTGAGCTACGTTAGCCAGCCCGACCATACCCTGGAAGAGGACGCCGAAGTGGTGAAACATATTTTCAAAAACATTATCTTTAAAGAAAAAAACTTACAATCTTTGTTTGAAGAGCAGGATTTGAACTGGGTGGAGAACAAGTCGATTGTCAGAAGCCTGGTAAACAAAACCGTTAAGATTTTCGCCGAGGAAGCCGGGGAGGAGCAGCAACTGCTGGACCTGTCGGCTAACTGGGAGGATGACAGAGCCTTCTTCGAGGATTTATACTTTCAGACGGTAGAGCAGGACGAGAAGTATGAGGCCATGATCGCGGCCAGCGTGAAGAACTGGGACGTGGAGCGCGTGGCCCTGCTCGACAAGATCATCCTGAAGATGGCCCTCAGCGAGATGTACATCTTCCGCAGCATACCGGTAAAGGTAACCATCAACGAGTACATCGAGATTTCGAAGTTGTACAGCACCCCCAAGAGTAAGCAGTTTATCAACGGTGTGCTGGATAAGATGGCACAGGAACTGACGGCCAAAGGCGATATCCGGAAATCTGGCCGGGGCCTGATAGACAACAAATAA
- a CDS encoding YtxH domain-containing protein, protein MSKKTSAMLAFVSGAAVGAVAGILFAPEKGRETRYWLSYRLEKYRDTLSDLLEQLIAKGENMPTTAKSEGQRVIQDAKEKAEKLLGDVDSLINEINSRKEL, encoded by the coding sequence ATGAGTAAGAAGACAAGTGCAATGCTGGCTTTTGTTTCCGGCGCCGCTGTAGGAGCCGTGGCCGGTATACTTTTTGCCCCCGAGAAAGGGCGCGAAACAAGATACTGGCTGAGCTACCGCCTGGAGAAATACCGCGACACCCTTTCAGACCTGTTGGAGCAGCTCATCGCCAAAGGCGAGAACATGCCTACCACAGCTAAATCGGAAGGCCAGCGCGTGATACAGGATGCAAAGGAAAAAGCTGAGAAGCTGCTCGGCGACGTGGATTCACTCATCAATGAAATTAACAGCAGGAAAGAACTGTAA